The genomic region ACTTTTTGCAAAGCAGCGCTTCACAAAATCGGTCGGTGTCTCGTCTCCCATTGATGCCTCTTTCATATGCTGCACCTTGTTGCAGTCTTTGAGGATCTTTTCCTCATTCCATGGCAATTTTCCTCCGGCCCACTCAACCAGGTTGTAGGCCAAAACCTCCAGATCACCACGCATCGTCGATACGCCCTGATGGGCGTCACGGGAAGTGTACTCGATGGTGCCAttgtgcttcttctttggGTCAGGCTTGAAGATGTCAAGTGCATCACATTTGGTGGCGAGACCATAGTCTACCAGGCACACCCGGTCATAGGCTTTGTCGACGAACAGAATGTTCGTTGCCTTTAAATCGGTGTGCACGTAACCGCACAGATGGATGAACTCGAGCACGTCCAGCATTTGGAGCGCTATGCGGTACACGGCTTGCAGTGGAAGGCATTTGTCGTGACGTAGAAGCATCGTCTGAAGGCTCTCTCCATAGCGTGGAATTACCAGGAAACGATGCTTGATATTGTTCAGGTCGTGTGTTCCGCTGCTAACGTAATGCGGGATCCCGAGATGTTTCAGCTTATATCGCTTTCGATGTTTCTCGATATCTTTCGACTGGCAGTTTTTCATGTAAAACGTTTTCTCAACAAACAAGGGGCCGTTTTCGTGTGGTTCCTGCAAGTGAAGGCATGAAGTGAGCAAACtggacagcaccaccacacaaacaaTTCTCATCAACTTACAATTTTGACCACGTAAGGATATGAGTCAAAATGTTTGGGAACCGATTCCGCAATGTTATACGCGGCATAGATTTCACCAAACcctccgattccgatcgatgGCCCTATCTTCCATTGGCCCTTTTGGTTGTCCGTTAAAATCGTTCCAAGGGGAATCGACTCCGGCATCTGGTATTTGTTGCCGGCTTTTTTGCGCTTCGCAGCGGGACCTGCGTTTGTGGCGTTCTTTCGTGTTGCCATCCTCTTTGAAGTAGTGCAGCCGTTCGTGGACTGCACAATTTGCTCGGAATTAACACTCACTAAATCACGAATCTGCGCTGTACCGGCCAACGGCGTGCCTTCACTTTAGAAatgggatgaaaaatgttaaaatggaGGGAAAACGGACACGAAGCGTCCTGTCAATTCTTGTATGATCTACACGACGGCTACACAAGCTGCACTTTGGCCCAGGGCTGTGTGCTCGCTCTTAAAACCCGTTTACACCCGTTCCGCTATACGGGCGCTGTATGACAGCTGTCAGGGTAGGCTTGCctttgtatttgttttgatCTGAGGACCTGATTTGGGGGGGGAATGATATCAGCAGCTGGTAATTTCCGATACTGGCAGGATAAAGTGTGAACTATCtacgtgttttttttagatCGCCGTGTAGTTCCTGCAGACAAGCACCCAACAAAGTTACTGTAAAACACAGAAAATTGGGACATGTGTGCTAAGTAGCCGGTCCTTAAGTTAGCAGAGGGCCTTATCCTCAGGGTAGCTTGTGGTGGGCCCAAGAGGCTTGATTCTAGAACCGTACTGGGGTGAAACCTCcttgaagaagaggaagaagcagcagaagacacCCGCATCCCGCATCCCGCATCCCGCATCCCGCATCGCATTCGGCACCATGGCTTCAATTTTTGACCAATACTCGTCCGCGCTGATAAGAGAAAAGTCGGTTGACGAAGATGCCAACGCAGGGCCCAAAACATCCGGCTACGTCAGCGTGCGTACGCGAAAGGACGTTCCGATATTTAGCAAGCAGAAGATGAACCTAAACCTGCCGTCCAATATCTTGCACATGTCGGTGCAGAACAACTGGCTGATCATACTTATGACCAACTCGACCATTCTGCGTATGAATCTGACGCAACCGGACAAATTTACCGAGGTGCCGATCGACAAGTTTATCGGGGGGCTGCGTCCGTCCAGCATTTACGTGGATCCACTCGGCGCCCATACGTTGCTGACATTCCTGCCTAAGTCGACCGGGTTTTCGCCGGAAATAATGTATCTGCAGCGCGGCAGCTTCAAGCCAAAGTTTGTCTCCAAGCTGAAGGATCAGGATGTAACAGCCGTCGCGTTTAACCATCTGAATACCTCGGAAACGAATACGGGGCCCATCTTGCTGGGGACCGCCCACGGCGTCATCTGGGAGGCGGAGATCGGCATCGAGAGTGGCGACAAGCTGGCGCAGTACAACATCAAGCAGGTGTTCGACGTTGGCAACGCGATCACCGGTCTCGAGTTCTTCGTCAAAGCGGACAGTCGAACCGTGAACTGCATCATTCTGGTGCTAACGGTCGATCAGCTGTACAAGTTTCATAGCTCCCAGTCGGGTGTTGTGGCACAGGAATTTCGAACCGCCGGTTTTCTGCAGACTGTGTTCAACtttcttttgaaaaaagaACCAGTCGGTGCAACCGGTATGAATCAATTGCCAAAGCTAGCGTTCAACTACGAGAGAGATTGCCCGAAGAGCTTCAGCTATCTAACGGAAGATGCTGTCTCGCACCAGGAGATCGAGCCATCCATGAGCCAGCAGCATTTTAGAGTGCAGATGGAGCTGATAACCAATCCTAAGGGGCACGAAATGCCCCCTCCCGCCAGCTCCCACAAGGTGACACCGAAGAGGACCGGTCCAATCTCTTTCGTGCTGACGGACTTCCACGTGATGCTGCTGTATGCCGACCATGTCGCTGCTGTCTCGTTGCTCGATCACCAAGTCGTGTACGAAGAGTATTTTGTGGAGCAGTATGGGCGTCTGATCAATATAGTGAAGGATATACGGTCGAATGTTATCTTCGTATACAGCAATAAGCTGATTTTTCGATATAAGGTAGGACTTGCAAGTGACACAAATCGCTTCAATCAATTACTGTCGCTCCTCTGTGAACTCTCCTTGTCTTGTTCTTcatttatttggtttttttttattcattttcaacttttcaactTTAACTTTTTTCAACAATTCAACTCACTTTTTTGCTAAATGTGGTGTAATTTTCATTACTCGCTATCTGTGTTTAAAGTTTGTGATTCTTTGCTATTCTGTTTTTAATTTAGTTTTTCAATATCTTTGCCAGATTGTTGACGAGTCTCGGAACGCCTGGAAGCTTTATGCAGATCGGCAAAAGTTCGATCTAGCGCTGCAGTACTGCAACAAAAACCCTGCGCACCGTGATATCGTGCTTGTCAAGCAGGCTCAATCGTACTTTTACGCCGGGAACTATTTCGAAGCCGCTCGTATCTTTTCGGAAACCACGCTCGGCTTCGAGGAGGTTTGCCTCAAGTTCATGCAGGTCGACGCAAACGAAGCGTTGTTGCTGTACCTGCGCAACCGACTGAGCCAGCTGAAGCCGCACGAGAAAACGCAAATCACGATGTTGATTGTGTGGATCGTGCAGCTGTATCTGGTGCAAATCTCGCACGTTACCGCTGTGTCGGCGGAGCTGGCCGTAGAGCTGCAACAAGAGTTTGACGCTTTCATGGGCAATAAGACGGTGATGCAGTGTGTGCGCAAGAATCGCAACTCCATTTATGATTTAATGTCATCATACGGTGACACACACAATTTGACCGCTCTCACCACGATTAACCAGGAGTACGAAGCGGTCATCAAGCAGTACATAAACCAGAACCGCTACGAGGAGGCGCTACATGTACTGTCGGCGCAAGCCAAATCGGAGCAAATCTACAAGTTCGCACCAATACTGATGGAGGTGCTGCCTAAGCAAACGGTAGACATGCTGATTGCGCATGGCCATAGGCTGATGGATCCGCTAAAGCTGATGCCgacgctgctgcagctggagtCGAAGGAGCAGGCCGAACAGGCGGTACGCTTCTTAGAGTACAGGATTCATTCGCTGGGCTGTACGGAGCGTGCGATACACAACTTTCTTATTCAGCTCTACGTGACATACTATGCTGATCAGTTGCTTACGTTCCTCGAATCGCAAGGCAAGGAAGTTACGCTCGTTAATTATGATCCGCACTATGCGTTGCGTCTGAGCCTGAAACACGGCATCATTCAGGCGAGCGTATTCTTGCAGTGCCTGCTGGAGATGTGGATACCGGCCGTACAGCTGGCGCTTACGCTGGAAGGAACCGCGGGGCGTCAGCTCGCCCGTCAGACGGCCGGGCAACCGTTCGATCGGGACGTGCGCAAGCGCATGTGGTTGATCATCGCCGAGCACGAGATAAAGCGCCTGGGCGATGCCGATGTTCAGCAAGCGCTCACCATTCTCAACGAGTGCGATTTGCTGCGGATCGAAGATTTGCTACCCTACTTTTCGGACTTTCAAAAAATTGACCACTTCAAAGAGGCGATCTGCACATCACTAAAAGAGTACAATCGGAAGATACAGGAGCAACGGAAGGACATGGAGGAATCAACGAAGTCGGCCGCAAAAGTGCGGAACGAGCTGCAAAAGTTCCGCAATCGGTCGGTTACGCTTGGCGCCTCTGATCAGTGCGATATCTGTTACAGTATGTTACTAGTCCGGCCGTGCCTGGTGTTCCATTGTGGACACAAATTCCATGCAGATTGTCTGGAACGGCGCGTTGTGCCTCTGCTGAGTAAGTGTGCCCTTGCTTCACATAATCCATCTCATCTTGTGATCTTTCCTCTTCTTGTCTTGTGCCAGTACTTTATACTCTACTATAGAATATTTTGTTAATGTAATTTTCGGTAATACTTTATCTCTTCTAGCTCCCGAGCAAGCAAAGCGATTAAAGATGCTAAAGCACACGTTGGCCAGCGCGCAAAACTTTGTCGACAATGTCAGTGCGGCCGGCAGTGCGCCGCCAACCATCTCTCACAAGGAGAAGTTGAAGAGCGAAATCGAAAATATCATCTTATCGCAGTGCTTGTACTGCGGCGAACTAATGATAAGTAACCTTGATCAGCCGTTTGTCCAAAATTGGCAGCAGGCGGACAGCGAATGGGATTAGGGTGAATCGAGGTAGCCAATGTTGGTCCAATACTGTAATCAAGAGTGGCAAtagtttcggtttttggcttGATGCAGGCCTGCCTTTCGTTAGACGCAAGCAATCACAGCTTACCATCTGATGAATGAAGCAGTAATTATGAATTTTATTATGCGCCTAGTCTCGTTCCGCGGGAATATGCCCAATTTAATGAATTCACGCATAGCTAACCACCAATTCACATATGAGTACTACTCTATTTACATTATTGTATATTGCGCGTGCTTATGATATGATTCTGGCGGATGACTCTTGAGTTTCAAAATATAAAACATTCTAACCTTTTCTTGCGCATACATACGCTGAATTCATCGGTCTAAATGGTTCATAGTTCAATGGATGCCCCAGATATTTCTGTATATTATTAAGTATCAATATTAAACGTTGTATGACATTTAATGCAATAAACGCAACGTACGAATAAACACAACTGCATCGTATTGGCGCTTGCTGTTGCATTCATGTAATTATTTACGAATTTCCCCCACTACCAACTGCTCTAAATACAAAACGTGTACCTTCCTGTTTTCATTTGGTTGTCCATTAATAAACCTTTAGTATAatagtggaaaaaaaaccgtggaaTGTGAATCCGAATAGGTCCGACGCTTCTGTTAGATGTTTGTTGCTCTGATGTATTCTAATTGAGTACACTgaacttaaaaaaaaggttaaaaaagTAGTTTTCCTCACCTAACAACCATGTACCTTTCTCCGGCGGAGAACCATGCAATCAGCTAGTAAGCCAATTACAAACATCCTTGCTACAACGTACCGTATGATGCGGGTGGAAGGGGTTATCCCGCATTGCTATGGATCCTATCTTTTAGCTAATTGGGCTGCGTTGATAATTGGCGTTGTTCGTATGCTTAGCGATGCGACACAAATGATTGGATGAGAttggatagtttttttttctagcgaAAGTAAATATCATGATTAGCTAACATGAGCTGAAGTTTTCGAAAATAATGCAATACTCTATGTGACGCATTAGCATGATGTGCTTGTGCCGCTGCCATGTTACACATCATTCATAAATAAGTTTCTAAAAAGATACTAATAATAAAGTATAGCACAATTAATAATGAATGCAgttaaaaaaacatgcaataACACTTTAGAACCAATTAGTCGTACCGAAATGCTCCTTTCTGCTGTTCGATGCTTCGCTAAAGTGCTAAAGTTCGGTGCTTCCCCATTCGGAGTTCCTAGCTGTGCGCAAAAAGGCATTGCGCACGAGTATTTCCGGAAGTATTGCCGGAGCTAATTCATTGTAAGTTAGCTAAATTATAAGTTAGCTATAAGTAGCACTAATACTTTCATTCGAAACCGGTCGTCAACCAtgaacatttttcccattcattGTCAACaacttttccgttccgttgtgtcTTTTTGCCATCATAAATCGGAACCTGTAAGCATCGGACTACGGGCTACTGCATCGGAGCAATTAATTAGCGTTCGATGGAGATGCTGCCAATCGGAACGAACGAGCGCTCAGATCAGATGTTATTGGCAACCAGGACGTCGCTAGATAGTGGGCGGCTTTCGAAGAAATGCGTCCAACGGGCCATCATCCAAATCCATGGCTCGCTATCGGCATGGCTCGGGCCCGGACAGGCACGGGCACGTGCGAACGAGTGATGGAATAGGaagcagaaggcagaagaCAGATTTGCAGACAAGCAGCCGCAGCGGAAGGCGCACTTGGGAAGACAGGTAAACAggccgaaggaaggaaggacggagAAGTGTGAGCCAGCGAGACGACATAACGACCTGttaaggaggaagagggaaatCGGGGGAgaggtgggagggggtgggtggtaTGACGAAGGTGTTTGGGGGCGGCTTGGTTCAATCAGTATTTTTATAGGATCGCCAGCGGAAGAAACTTCCGTAGTTATGATTTGCACCTGACGCAAGTGACATCGATATTCGCGAGCGGGCACACATGCCGGTCCAGGCCGTTCGCAGCGGCACCAGGTACCAGCTTGCAGCGGAACAGCGCAGTGATCATCAGCGCAGGGGAACGGTCAGGCGAGGAGTGCTTCGTGTGCTGGCGGGAAGTGCAGAAGCGTAGAAACTGGGAGTGCATCTCATCGGTCTCAGTAACGGTGTTGCTAGTAAGAGCTACTGTAAGATTCGTGCTCGGATCTTCTGCCACTCGGCAATTTCAACTCACTTCGGCGACATTACGCCATGTACCTTCCGCGACCGTTTGTTCGAACATGTTCGTAGTGGTTTTTGAGAGTTGCAAGCCCCTTCAGTAGTCGGCCGTCGGTTTGTCGCGTGTATGCTTGACCACTGAATGAGTAGCAGTTAGTCCTAGTTTGATCCCGGTGTTCCTAGACCTCCTGGTGTCGATCCTTAACTAGAGTCTGAGCGAGCCAGCGGCGATCGCTGGGCCTGTGCACTGGCTTGTCTGTAGCGTTGTGGTGCGGCTAGCAATGGATGCACGCAGCTAGCAAGCCCGGTAACGCAGACATTAACCACGCTTCCAGCCCCACCGGAAGTGGCTccggaaaagagaaacaaaagggtgagagagagagagagagagaaagagagcgaagtAAAGAATCAGAAcggagaaaagaaggaaagagtaaaaagggagagagagaaagaaaaagaaaagggaagaagttCGAGGGAGCGAATCAAAACCGATTGCACACCAGCCAGCTCCAGGCAGCAACGATGCAGCAGTTCGATCGGCTCGCCATTTTCGCCATCCAACCTCACGATGCTTGTCAAACGCTCTAAACCGCAAGCTGCCGGCCTATTCGCaccgaccacggccaccactgCCGGTCTCTCCGCAATGAACGATGGTCGGGTGCACACCACGGTACCGCAGGGCCACCGGAATGCCCGCCTGGATGTGCCCACCTTCCACCGGAGCAGCAAATCCAGGAGGCAGGATGGGGGAGGGACCAGAACCTGGACCAAATCGCTGGCCCGCTGGCCCAAGGACTGGTATCAGGCGCTGAGCCACGGCACCACGATAGGTAAGTCGCCGACGGTCGACGGTCGGCAATCGACACCTCGGTAagtgcgggtgcgggtgggCGCGCTACTTTACATGCGTATCGCGTACCGGTTTCGCGTCATAACTAGCATAATCATAAAACCGAACAGCAATGCCGTGCCATTACACGCACCATATCGAGGCGGGTAGTTTGTTCGTATGGTCACGCCAAGATTTGGATTCTAGATCGGAAGCGCACTGAGTCAATCGATTGAAGCCCGGCGATGCTCATGCGGTGCGCTGGGTGTGTTCTGGTCTGATCGTGTCTGGTATATGCTACActgctggccaataaaatTGGTAACAGTGTTTATGCTGCAgtatttggccatttttcaaaatctatTGTCTCCATGGGTATTCCAATGATAGCACAGCATAGTAGAACCAAAAAGAAtacaaagaaaatgcaaaaaggaTTATAATTACAAGGAATCGGTAAATTATAATACAAGTCAGTTAAAAATATctggccaataaaataggTAAATCAGTGAACAGGGTAAACATTAATTAACTAACACcgttttcatttgcttcaaATCAAAAGTTAACAGTTTATATCCAATTTTGTCAGCATCCATGTGTATCACCCGTTGTTTTGAAAAACTTTATGCACTCTTTTTGGCATTGAATCGACCAAATCCTGACAAGTTTTCATCAGAATGGAATACCCTTCCTGCTGCACATTTTTCCACTATTCATCTCTGTTGTCCAGCTAACTTTTTCTTTAAGGTATTCCACAAGTTTTTAATCGGGTTTAAGTCAGGATATGTATGCTTTGGATTGTTGTCCTGTTGAAATACCCATCTCAGAGGCATGATTTCTTCTGCGTGAGGCACCATTACCTCTTCCATAATTGGTTTACACTCGAGAGCATTCATGGTGCCGTTTATTTTGAAAAAGGGAACCTATGCAAAACTGCGAACAACATCCTCAAATTAAGCAGCTTTCACCACCATGTTTTACAGTTGAAGAGGGGGAGGTTCAATCTCAATatcaatgtttaactgtggaattcattcattgtaACCTTCGCTCAACGAGAGTTGTGGAGTGTTGCAGCAAATAGCTCATAATTGTCACGGTCAACAAATACCatttgccaaaacaaaaaagccgcTTACTCCTCTTTAATGCaaaagaagcgcaaatggcaaatggctataccaaagcagaagcacagtcactgcgctgcgccgcacttGCCCCCCCCTCAagtctcaattcccggaatcgagaggcgccaggcgccgatggctgagcggtcgatggcgtctcgctatACTGTAATGGTCAagatcgacgtttaattgtttggggaattccctcattatgtgattaggctctactagacgggagcccagcagcaggtagaccacgaaaacgtaaacaaagccgtaagctaaaacaaaacaatcaacgactacgctgcgaatagcgtaccaaagcagaaggtaCGGTCACTGCTGCGCCGCACTTTCCCCcccgaaattcccggaatcgatctgggtcggagaCGACTCGGGGCTCGGAATCGGTCATCGCCAGCCGCAATGGCTAACAGTGGGTCGATGGCGCCAAAGccaaattaaaacaataaagaacTACGGCGAATACTGTATCAAAGCAGAAGCCCAGTCactactgcgctgcgccgaacTTCCCCCCACGAAATTCCcagaatcgatctgggtcggagaCGACTCGGGCATTGCAGAAGCaatcggagtggaatcgttggtgcgattccgagcgcccATCACTACACCAGAGGGTTCGTGGTGTCCGCGGCCGAAAATAACGATTCAGCATAGTCTTACAATCGCTTCggtttcttccctttcttttctctactCTTTACCCTCCAATCGCCCAGTGATCCATGATATGCTGGTAGCGGTAGTACTGAGCATGGCCGTGCTGGCTGTGCGCGCTAAGTCGCTCGATACCAAGCAATCGATGGCACTGCTGTCGCCCGAACAGCGCATGTGGTCTAATCCCTGCGGCTATCCTTCGCCGTTCGACATCACCCTTAGCACGCCGGAGAACGAGGTGGATCTGTCGAAGATGCGGGACCAGATGAACATGTCGCTTGGCACGGTCGAGGTGTCGATCAAGAACTACGTAAGTGTACCGCTCCTGAGCGGGAGGTGGGGCGGCAGAGAAGGAGTGAGCTTACGAGCCAGTAAAAGACAAATGTCTCCATCTCTACCGAATTGTATGATTTTTGGGGGCGCTATAATTGAAATTTACTAAATTACGTGCTCATAGTGACCGACACAaccgggggggtggagggattTATTCGGGTCCAAAAGAGGcttattttttatcgatttttcgtgaagaaaccattctacttaattttttcaagtggctatcacattaaactacaacttttcaagaatatttggttatattttgggaaaaatttatgaaaaacttaacccatgacatcaaatttaggaagatGTGTCTTCGGAAAGACACATGGTGACCATCATAGTGacatgatgggtcatctgaagtATGCAAATCAGCTTATTTTTGTTAGATTGTAAGTTCATCCAGGTATTCGCGTTGAGTTTTTGGTGAAttatcaatttttcgatttttgcagatttttgaaattgaaaaagtgatgctttttacgattttatgcaaaaaaaggagtTGTAAAAACATCCATGCATAAACCGTCCACCAGCATaacgctaccaccaccgttctTCATTGTGCCCTGCATCCGACGTTTCGCGACGTTTTTGGTGACGTTTtggtggtttcatttttttaaatctacAGACCATAAACTACAGATCTGCAGTGTTCTTTTATCGTAATATCTTATTTTCGGGAGAAATCTATGCGTTTTAGCTCAGTTgaggaagattgattaaaaacttcatccatggcatcatattTAGAATGGTGCTTTTCTCCGGTGCCAATCGTAGCCACGTGCCGGGTCATCTGGTATATTAAAAACTATTATTTTTTCATTGGTTACAagttttgccaggtaaccccgtcaagtttttgtagattttcccatttttcgatttttagccGAAGCTTAACGTTGAAAATGTGATCTATTGATGATTCCGgctgaaaaacaaattttattagaaaaaaaagtgtcgacattttttatgaaacctCAACGGGACCCCCTGgaaaatagtgtacagattatgtgttcataatttcaaaacgatcggtacaGTAGTTTCTATACTACCCTGATTTGCCaatccgggttcgtcgcttacaagtcttttgattcgtaccCAAATCGGCTCATTTTTGaggatttgtttaaaaaaaaagtatcaccCTATGtatatttttgcaaatgccataatgaACAACAAATTTTGAAGGacatttggtcgtattttggagaAAATATTTCGTTAACTTGCGTGCATGGCATCAAGTTTAGAAATGCGTGGCGCGACTTTTCACAGATATCtttgtcgtttttgtttcgattgatcgaaaaaTTTATAAACAAATCTTGAAAGGAtttaaaaatgtgaaaaataaatgtcactaaaacaaattaaatatcgtaccccccccccccccctaataCATTTATCAAACAATTGGTAATCGCACCGATCAAGCTTGCGAAAGCAACATGACGCCCTTTGCGATCGAAAATGTTACATtgatcgaaaacgaaacgttACAGGCGAAAAtctagaaagaaaaaactgcACGTGGGCTTTTACTTGTGACGGTCATTATAGTACATccaaaaaatgatgcaaatgGGGGCGGAGATGGGgacatttgtgttttttcttttgtattcACCCAACGAGAGTAAACTTTTGCTtgtctcaacaacaacagacgaAAACCATTTTCGGTGTGCCGCTCGATCGGCACCACACGACCTGGGAGAGCCGGGAGGAACCGTGGATCTACAAGGATGGGCT from Anopheles aquasalis chromosome Y, idAnoAquaMG_Q_19, whole genome shotgun sequence harbors:
- the LOC126579621 gene encoding nucleosomal histone kinase 1-like — its product is MATRKNATNAGPAAKRKKAGNKYQMPESIPLGTILTDNQKGQWKIGPSIGIGGFGEIYAAYNIAESVPKHFDSYPYVVKIEPHENGPLFVEKTFYMKNCQSKDIEKHRKRYKLKHLGIPHYVSSGTHDLNNIKHRFLVIPRYGESLQTMLLRHDKCLPLQAVYRIALQMLDVLEFIHLCGYVHTDLKATNILFVDKAYDRVCLVDYGLATKCDALDIFKPDPKKKHNGTIEYTSRDAHQGVSTMRGDLEVLAYNLVEWAGGKLPWNEEKILKDCNKVQHMKEASMGDETPTDFVKRCFAKSQIPPKPLADFIQLVVNMRHNAAPNYTSCSQLFDKALKQLGVSRVGNMGLTVPNLPPDSPSTSGPLVLKKNNDKRKNITATPKKDTLPDTEPNTPETSPSTSTRITRSSITSTVASNGPIAGGTSSKSLSRVSVQVGTPKKSRRGVPPHTEYSPRVVVVKINIDSYLNLNAPRSSRQTTRQSSESDKRDVMSDEDITLHVTESSDEGDVSQSIFD
- the LOC126579849 gene encoding vacuolar protein sorting-associated protein 18 homolog, with the protein product MASIFDQYSSALIREKSVDEDANAGPKTSGYVSVRTRKDVPIFSKQKMNLNLPSNILHMSVQNNWLIILMTNSTILRMNLTQPDKFTEVPIDKFIGGLRPSSIYVDPLGAHTLLTFLPKSTGFSPEIMYLQRGSFKPKFVSKLKDQDVTAVAFNHLNTSETNTGPILLGTAHGVIWEAEIGIESGDKLAQYNIKQVFDVGNAITGLEFFVKADSRTVNCIILVLTVDQLYKFHSSQSGVVAQEFRTAGFLQTVFNFLLKKEPVGATGMNQLPKLAFNYERDCPKSFSYLTEDAVSHQEIEPSMSQQHFRVQMELITNPKGHEMPPPASSHKVTPKRTGPISFVLTDFHVMLLYADHVAAVSLLDHQVVYEEYFVEQYGRLINIVKDIRSNVIFVYSNKLIFRYKIVDESRNAWKLYADRQKFDLALQYCNKNPAHRDIVLVKQAQSYFYAGNYFEAARIFSETTLGFEEVCLKFMQVDANEALLLYLRNRLSQLKPHEKTQITMLIVWIVQLYLVQISHVTAVSAELAVELQQEFDAFMGNKTVMQCVRKNRNSIYDLMSSYGDTHNLTALTTINQEYEAVIKQYINQNRYEEALHVLSAQAKSEQIYKFAPILMEVLPKQTVDMLIAHGHRLMDPLKLMPTLLQLESKEQAEQAVRFLEYRIHSLGCTERAIHNFLIQLYVTYYADQLLTFLESQGKEVTLVNYDPHYALRLSLKHGIIQASVFLQCLLEMWIPAVQLALTLEGTAGRQLARQTAGQPFDRDVRKRMWLIIAEHEIKRLGDADVQQALTILNECDLLRIEDLLPYFSDFQKIDHFKEAICTSLKEYNRKIQEQRKDMEESTKSAAKVRNELQKFRNRSVTLGASDQCDICYSMLLVRPCLVFHCGHKFHADCLERRVVPLLTPEQAKRLKMLKHTLASAQNFVDNVSAAGSAPPTISHKEKLKSEIENIILSQCLYCGELMISNLDQPFVQNWQQADSEWD
- the LOC126579738 gene encoding uncharacterized protein LOC126579738; translated protein: MLVKRSKPQAAGLFAPTTATTAGLSAMNDGRVHTTVPQGHRNARLDVPTFHRSSKSRRQDGGGTRTWTKSLARWPKDWYQALSHGTTIVIHDMLVAVVLSMAVLAVRAKSLDTKQSMALLSPEQRMWSNPCGYPSPFDITLSTPENEVDLSKMRDQMNMSLGTVEVSIKNYTKTIFGVPLDRHHTTWESREEPWIYKDGLRIPKKFRNDIVDTIYMRISYMTIQEATRDFYRLLKDSYRRYIRLARGIEKMKEDLENVHNRAKYKRFELELLNEVREEVRQSLQQVLCEIFEVLVVIDKQFLFQALKEEHSIDINDSFLDEGERKLRDWTIYRELINQLEYIIQYMKALEQRRTISAGHQQQQHQQQ